Proteins encoded in a region of the Drosophila sechellia strain sech25 chromosome 2L, ASM438219v1, whole genome shotgun sequence genome:
- the LOC6611739 gene encoding catalase encodes MCSRDTASNQLIDYKNNDSEVQREITTSSGTPVGVKDAIQTVGPRGPALLQDFQFLDEVMHFDSERIPERVAYAKGAGAFGYFECTHDISKFCAATIFDKVRKRTAVAMRFSVACGEQGSADTVREQRGFAVKFYTDDGIWDIVGCNMPVHYVRDPMLFPSLVHAQKRNPQTHLKDPDMFWDFMTLRPETLHALLMYFSDRGTPDGYRHLHGYGVHTYRMINASGETQYVRFHFKTDQGIKNLDARRCEELMSHDPDYAIRDLYNSIKKGNYPSWSMYIQVMLNEEAKKCRFNPFDVTKVWPQKDFPLLPVGKLVLDRNPTNYFTEVEQLAFSPAHMVPGIEPSPDKMLQGRLFAYGDSQRHRLGVNYMQIPVNCPYRVNVRNFQRDGAMTVTDNQNGAPNYFPNSFCGPRESPRALGLQTCCPLSGDVYRFMSGDTEDNFSQVTDFWTYTLDNCGRKRLVRNLSEHLTEASQFLQERAVKLFTMVHSDFGRLMTEALNTARISKF; translated from the exons atgtgttcacgcgATACGGCGTCAAATCAATTGATCGACTACAAGAACAATGACTCCGAGGTGCAAAGGGAGATCACGACATCCAGTGGAACTCCAGTTGGCGTCAAGGATGCCATACAGACTGTGGGACCAAGGGGTCCTGCCCTGCTGCAGGATTTCCAGTTCCTCGACGAGGTGATGCACTTCGACTCGGAGCGGATTCCCGAACGGGTGGCCTACGCCAAGGGAGCCGGCGCCTTTGGATACTTCGAGTGCACCCATGACATTTCAAAGTTCTGTGCAGCCACCATATTCGATAAGGTTAGAAAACGAACTGCCGTCGCTATGCGATTCTCGGTGGCCTGTGGAGAACAGGGATCTGCGGATACGGTACGTGAACAGCGTGGATTCGCCGTGAAATTCTACACCGATGACGGCATCTGGGACATTGTGGGTTGCAACATGCCCGTGCATTATGTCCGGGATCCCATGTTGTTCCCCAGCCTGGTCCATGCCCAAAAGCGCAATCCGCAGACCCACCTAAAGGATCCGGACATGTTCTGGGACTTCATGACCCTGCGTCCGGAAACCCTGCATGCCCTGCTCATGTACTTCAGCGATCGGGGTACTCCAGATGGCTATCGCCACCTGCACGGATACGGAGTGCACACCTACCGCATGATCAATGCCAGTGGGGAGACGCAGTACGTTAGGTTCCACTTCAAGACGGACCAGGGCATCAAGAACCTGGACGCCCGACGATGCGAGGAGCTGATGTCCCACGATCCGGACTATGCCATCAGGGATCTGTACAACTCGATCAAGAAGGGCAACTATCCCAGTTGGTCAATGTACATTCAG GTGATGCTCAACGAGGAGGCGAAAAAGTGTCGTTTCAATCCGTTCGATGTGACCAAGGTGTGGCCCCAGAAGGACTTCCCCCTGCTGCCAGTTGGCAAGCTCGTCCTCGATCGCAATCCCACCAACTATTTCACGGAGGTGGAGCAGCTGGCCTTCAGTCCGGCCCACATGGTGCCGGGCATAGAGCCATCGCCGGATAAGATGCTCCAGGGTCGCCTCTTCGCCTACGGCGATTCGCAGCGCCATCGTTTGGGCGTAAACTACATGCAGATACCGGTGAACTGTCCGTACCGCGTGAATGTTCGCAACTTCCAGCGGGATGGTGCCATGACAGTGACTGACAATCAGAACGGAGCTCCCAACTACTTCCCCAACTCCTTCTGCGGACCAAGGGAAAGTCCGCGGGCTTTGGGTCTGCAGACGTGCTGTCCGTTGAGCGGAGATGTCTATCGATTTATGAGCGGCGACACCGAGGACAATTTCAGCCAGGTCACCGACTTTTGGACCTACACCCTGGATAACTGCGGCCGGAAGCGGCTAGTTCGCAACTTGTCCGAGCATCTGACCGAAGCCAGCCAGTTCCTCCAGGAGCGGGCAGTGAAACTGTTCACCATGGTGCACTCCGATTTCGGGAGACTCATGACGGAGGCTCTTAACACGGCCAGGATTTCCAAGTTCTAG
- the LOC6611740 gene encoding uncharacterized protein LOC6611740 isoform X2 — protein MMQLSMIFLLPLMTMAVFSCQNTEDTEGAVEAASQISEVLNAWRAKARCNVVPDERTQELFHELSFHPSQKQISEMLQTAKKVARKGGSGQANGLTFGQFCVLAADLKRFRASTISNQPTYCDYQSLSSGLLLPEQDDPANSSKQNLQSPAANNSSPAYSSKKPDNHGTELRSTKSFSSVDDTKKKKNATNEPVEVFLGGSCNPTTWRADVAIPALKELGISFYNPQVSDWTPDLIELEHRAKEKARVLFFVMDSETRASAGAIEAAHIAGQNCKQLVLVLHPYKPNQKILNESISQQEYLDLNRNQLILKELVSRRGLPVLDNIPLGLQRTKDILGGIRDPPSKISSILDTVRGAFDRVNPLNDLLTVEQCKRALLFLGYAQSLVNLDNLNKIIINQRESLKLLQTHSPRAVADDADVDADGGNCSQPILPSQELIDFDLFCVISAYLSVLQQEIHESGCISPIKGTNVPPPQVYFTNAPDVDIYYSASKNISRTSSNASVPSNSSSGIGHDLERQSLFEQLSRSRDSGTSSPQPTGSSSLGKSPRPQILLNVESIETTEIITTKTIETKPNPVTASTVVHAEEEESDSNDSVFSSSSSIASAGDVLCCGGGLHLRDVYLGGSCVLRTKWRQELAVPYLQSKSVSFHTPALHESIQQMILNQEQNQDQAQQHTVPPQEQQQQQRSFVRTRRKCRGNQLQLEEQEELTVAEESLSWSLPPVAVRQSLFNPSLLDSSRVLLFVITNETRSLAPMTLAAHCIGLMYNVVLAVQMLPEDCVLGGEKLTVAAIKDYNRGRSYLIDLAKRQGVPVFSDIRAALECTVAKVKAYNNRDRC, from the exons ATGATGCAATTGTCAATGATATTTTTGCTGCCTCTGATGACGATGGCAGTGTTTTCTTGCCAAAACACGGAAGACACTGAGGGAGCCGTCGAAGCTGCCTCACAAATCTC AGAAGTTCTGAATGCATGGCGAGCAAAGGCCAGATGCAATGTGGTACCCGACGAGCGGACACAGGAACTCTTCCACGAGCTAAGCTTCCATCCTAGCCAAAAGCAGA TTAGCGAAATGCTGCAGACTGCCAAGAAAGTGGCCCGCAAGGGAGGAAGTGGACAGGCAAATGGGCTGACCTTTGGCCAGTTTTGTGTTTTGGCCGCGGATTTGAAACGTTTCAG agcttcaacaatttcgaatCAGCCAACGTACTGCGACTATCAGTCTCTGTCCTCGGGACTGCTGCTCCCTGAACAAGATGATCCTGCCAACTCGTCCAAGCAAAATCTTCAGTCGCCAGCGGCTAACAATTCGTCACCTGCGTACAGCTCCAAGAAGCCGGATAACCACGGTACCGAACTGAGGAGTACCAAGTCCTTTAGCAGTGTGGACGATaccaaaaagaagaagaacgcCACCAATGAGCCCGTCGAGGTGTTCCTTGGCGGATCCTGCAATCCGACCACCTGGCGAGCCGACGTTGCCATACCAGCCCTCAAGGAGCTGGGCATTTCATTCTACAATCCT CAAGTATCCGATTGGACGCCCGATCTCATCGAGCTCGAGCATCGAGCTAAGGAAAAGGCCCGTGTATTATTCTTCGTTATGGATTCGGAGACACGCGCATCTGCTGGTGCCATCGAGGCGGCACACATAGCGGGTCAAAACTGCAAGCAGCTGGTGTTGGTTTTGCATCCGTATAAACCAAATCAGAAGATCCTCAATGAGTCTATTTCGCAGCA AGAATACCTCGATCTGAATCGCAATCAGTTGATACTTAAGGAGCTGGTCTCCCGACGCGGTCTGCCCGTATTGGATAACATACCACTGGGTCTGCAGCGCACTAAGGATATCCTGGGTGGCATCAGGGATCCACCGTCCAAAATATCTTCTATTTTAGA TACCGTTCGCGGCGCCTTTGATCGTGTTAATCCGCTAAACGATCTGCTCACTGTGGAACAATGCAAACGTGCTCTCTTATTCCTAGGCTATGCTCAGAGTTTAGTTAATTTAGACAATCTAAATAAGATCATTATCAACCAACGCGAATCGCTGAAATTGCTCCAAACGCACAGTCCACGAGCTGTCGCCGatgatgcggatgtggatgccGATGGCGGCAACTGCAGCCAGCCCATCCTGCCCAGCCAGGAGCTGATCGACTTTGATCTGTTTTGTGTGATCTCGGCGTATCTGTCCGTCCTGCAGCAGGAGATCCACGAGAGCGGATGCATTTCGCCCATCAAGGGCACCAATGTGCCACCACCGCAAGTTTACTTCACCAACG ctCCCGATGTGGACATTTACTACTCGGCCAGCAAGAATATTTCGCGCACGTCGAGCAACGCCAGTGTTCCGTCCAATAGTAGCAGTGGCATCGGACACGACCTGGAGCGCCAGAGTCTCTTCGAGCAGCTCAGTCGCAGCCGGGACAGTGGAACTTCTTCGCCACAGCCCACCGGATCGAGCAGTTTGGGTAAAAGCCCTCGGCCACAGATCCTGCTAAACGTGGAGTCCATCGAGACAACGGAAATAATCACCACTAAAACGATAGAGACCAAGCCAAATCCGGTCACTGCATCAACTGTTGTGCAtgccgaggaggaggagagtGATTCCAACGACTCGGTCTtctccagcagcagctccataGCCAGTGCCGGCGATGTACTCTGCTGCGGTGGTGGCTTGCATCTGCGGGATGTCTATCTGGGCGGAAGTTGTGTGCTTCGCACCAAGTGGCGTCAGGAACTGGCCGTGCCCTACCTGCAGTCCAAGAGCGTCAGTTTCCACACCCCGGCGCTGCACGAGAGCATCCAGCAAATGATTCTGAACCAGGAACAAAACCAGGATCAGGCTCAGCAGCACACAGTGCCGCCGCaggaacagcagcaacagcagcgttCCTTTGTGCGCACTCGCCGAAAGTGCAGGGGCAATCAGctgcagctggaggagcaggaggagctaACAGTGGCCGAGGAGTCACTCAGCTGGTCCCTACCACCGGTCGCCGTTCGTCAGAGCCTGTTCAATCCATCGCTGCTCGACTCCAGTCGAGTGCTGCTCTTCGTCATCACCAACGAGACCCGTTCCCTGGCACCCATGACCCTGGCCGCCCACTGCATTGGCCTGATGTACAATGTGGTGCTGGCGGTGCAAATGCTGCCCGAAGACTGTGTCCTGGGTGGCGAGAAG CTGACTGTGGCGGCCATCAAGGACTACAATCGCGGACGGTCGTACCTGATCGACTTGGCCAAGAGGCAGGGTGTGCCCGTGTTCAGCGACATCCGGGCAGCCCTCGAGTGCACCGTGGCCAAGGTGAAGGCGTACAACAACCGCGACCGCTGCTAA
- the LOC6611740 gene encoding uncharacterized protein LOC6611740 isoform X1, which yields MRLQHRYASKPTTNSSNNTTISTASNASNNNIKRAKKLSGQNIIKLRSAKQSGPKSTSTTTMPPATPQPLSRHHPIMMDKELESAKETAVLSSNNDQKLKEEDIEETTSTTTTSVELRSSASSHYRAYTTIRSNSTSAILHEAVLPPPLTPAGMLYARPRTLNVHNVCQTPAQITQMFFGEVLNAWRAKARCNVVPDERTQELFHELSFHPSQKQISEMLQTAKKVARKGGSGQANGLTFGQFCVLAADLKRFRASTISNQPTYCDYQSLSSGLLLPEQDDPANSSKQNLQSPAANNSSPAYSSKKPDNHGTELRSTKSFSSVDDTKKKKNATNEPVEVFLGGSCNPTTWRADVAIPALKELGISFYNPQVSDWTPDLIELEHRAKEKARVLFFVMDSETRASAGAIEAAHIAGQNCKQLVLVLHPYKPNQKILNESISQQEYLDLNRNQLILKELVSRRGLPVLDNIPLGLQRTKDILGGIRDPPSKISSILDTVRGAFDRVNPLNDLLTVEQCKRALLFLGYAQSLVNLDNLNKIIINQRESLKLLQTHSPRAVADDADVDADGGNCSQPILPSQELIDFDLFCVISAYLSVLQQEIHESGCISPIKGTNVPPPQVYFTNAPDVDIYYSASKNISRTSSNASVPSNSSSGIGHDLERQSLFEQLSRSRDSGTSSPQPTGSSSLGKSPRPQILLNVESIETTEIITTKTIETKPNPVTASTVVHAEEEESDSNDSVFSSSSSIASAGDVLCCGGGLHLRDVYLGGSCVLRTKWRQELAVPYLQSKSVSFHTPALHESIQQMILNQEQNQDQAQQHTVPPQEQQQQQRSFVRTRRKCRGNQLQLEEQEELTVAEESLSWSLPPVAVRQSLFNPSLLDSSRVLLFVITNETRSLAPMTLAAHCIGLMYNVVLAVQMLPEDCVLGGEKLTVAAIKDYNRGRSYLIDLAKRQGVPVFSDIRAALECTVAKVKAYNNRDRC from the exons ATGCGCTTGCAACATCGTTATGCCAGCAAGCCAACTACAAATTCGAGTAATAATACTACCATAAGCACCGCCAGcaacgccagcaacaacaacatcaagcGGGCCAAGAAACTGAGTGGCCAGAACATTATCAAATTGCGCTCCGCCAAGCAATCGGGACCCAAATCAACCTCCACCACAACAATGCCACCAGCCACCCCACAGCCATTGAGTCGGCACCACCCAATCATGATGGATAAGGAATTGGAATCGGCCAAGGAAACGGCGGTATTATCATCGAATAATGACCAGAAGTTGAAGGAGGAGGACATCGAGGAGACCACCAGTACGACGACCACATCCGTGGAGCTGCGATCCTCGGCCAGTTCGCATTATCGGGCATATACCACCATTCGGAGCAATTCGACGTCGGCGATTCTGCACGAGGCGGTACTGCCGCCCCCGCTCACCCCCGCCGGAATGCTATACGCCCGCCCACGCACCCTCAATGTCCACAATGTCTGCCAGACGCCCGCGCAGATAACGCAAATGTTTTTTGG AGAAGTTCTGAATGCATGGCGAGCAAAGGCCAGATGCAATGTGGTACCCGACGAGCGGACACAGGAACTCTTCCACGAGCTAAGCTTCCATCCTAGCCAAAAGCAGA TTAGCGAAATGCTGCAGACTGCCAAGAAAGTGGCCCGCAAGGGAGGAAGTGGACAGGCAAATGGGCTGACCTTTGGCCAGTTTTGTGTTTTGGCCGCGGATTTGAAACGTTTCAG agcttcaacaatttcgaatCAGCCAACGTACTGCGACTATCAGTCTCTGTCCTCGGGACTGCTGCTCCCTGAACAAGATGATCCTGCCAACTCGTCCAAGCAAAATCTTCAGTCGCCAGCGGCTAACAATTCGTCACCTGCGTACAGCTCCAAGAAGCCGGATAACCACGGTACCGAACTGAGGAGTACCAAGTCCTTTAGCAGTGTGGACGATaccaaaaagaagaagaacgcCACCAATGAGCCCGTCGAGGTGTTCCTTGGCGGATCCTGCAATCCGACCACCTGGCGAGCCGACGTTGCCATACCAGCCCTCAAGGAGCTGGGCATTTCATTCTACAATCCT CAAGTATCCGATTGGACGCCCGATCTCATCGAGCTCGAGCATCGAGCTAAGGAAAAGGCCCGTGTATTATTCTTCGTTATGGATTCGGAGACACGCGCATCTGCTGGTGCCATCGAGGCGGCACACATAGCGGGTCAAAACTGCAAGCAGCTGGTGTTGGTTTTGCATCCGTATAAACCAAATCAGAAGATCCTCAATGAGTCTATTTCGCAGCA AGAATACCTCGATCTGAATCGCAATCAGTTGATACTTAAGGAGCTGGTCTCCCGACGCGGTCTGCCCGTATTGGATAACATACCACTGGGTCTGCAGCGCACTAAGGATATCCTGGGTGGCATCAGGGATCCACCGTCCAAAATATCTTCTATTTTAGA TACCGTTCGCGGCGCCTTTGATCGTGTTAATCCGCTAAACGATCTGCTCACTGTGGAACAATGCAAACGTGCTCTCTTATTCCTAGGCTATGCTCAGAGTTTAGTTAATTTAGACAATCTAAATAAGATCATTATCAACCAACGCGAATCGCTGAAATTGCTCCAAACGCACAGTCCACGAGCTGTCGCCGatgatgcggatgtggatgccGATGGCGGCAACTGCAGCCAGCCCATCCTGCCCAGCCAGGAGCTGATCGACTTTGATCTGTTTTGTGTGATCTCGGCGTATCTGTCCGTCCTGCAGCAGGAGATCCACGAGAGCGGATGCATTTCGCCCATCAAGGGCACCAATGTGCCACCACCGCAAGTTTACTTCACCAACG ctCCCGATGTGGACATTTACTACTCGGCCAGCAAGAATATTTCGCGCACGTCGAGCAACGCCAGTGTTCCGTCCAATAGTAGCAGTGGCATCGGACACGACCTGGAGCGCCAGAGTCTCTTCGAGCAGCTCAGTCGCAGCCGGGACAGTGGAACTTCTTCGCCACAGCCCACCGGATCGAGCAGTTTGGGTAAAAGCCCTCGGCCACAGATCCTGCTAAACGTGGAGTCCATCGAGACAACGGAAATAATCACCACTAAAACGATAGAGACCAAGCCAAATCCGGTCACTGCATCAACTGTTGTGCAtgccgaggaggaggagagtGATTCCAACGACTCGGTCTtctccagcagcagctccataGCCAGTGCCGGCGATGTACTCTGCTGCGGTGGTGGCTTGCATCTGCGGGATGTCTATCTGGGCGGAAGTTGTGTGCTTCGCACCAAGTGGCGTCAGGAACTGGCCGTGCCCTACCTGCAGTCCAAGAGCGTCAGTTTCCACACCCCGGCGCTGCACGAGAGCATCCAGCAAATGATTCTGAACCAGGAACAAAACCAGGATCAGGCTCAGCAGCACACAGTGCCGCCGCaggaacagcagcaacagcagcgttCCTTTGTGCGCACTCGCCGAAAGTGCAGGGGCAATCAGctgcagctggaggagcaggaggagctaACAGTGGCCGAGGAGTCACTCAGCTGGTCCCTACCACCGGTCGCCGTTCGTCAGAGCCTGTTCAATCCATCGCTGCTCGACTCCAGTCGAGTGCTGCTCTTCGTCATCACCAACGAGACCCGTTCCCTGGCACCCATGACCCTGGCCGCCCACTGCATTGGCCTGATGTACAATGTGGTGCTGGCGGTGCAAATGCTGCCCGAAGACTGTGTCCTGGGTGGCGAGAAG CTGACTGTGGCGGCCATCAAGGACTACAATCGCGGACGGTCGTACCTGATCGACTTGGCCAAGAGGCAGGGTGTGCCCGTGTTCAGCGACATCCGGGCAGCCCTCGAGTGCACCGTGGCCAAGGTGAAGGCGTACAACAACCGCGACCGCTGCTAA
- the LOC6611740 gene encoding uncharacterized protein LOC6611740 isoform X3 gives MHKMVKLFLREVLNAWRAKARCNVVPDERTQELFHELSFHPSQKQISEMLQTAKKVARKGGSGQANGLTFGQFCVLAADLKRFRASTISNQPTYCDYQSLSSGLLLPEQDDPANSSKQNLQSPAANNSSPAYSSKKPDNHGTELRSTKSFSSVDDTKKKKNATNEPVEVFLGGSCNPTTWRADVAIPALKELGISFYNPQVSDWTPDLIELEHRAKEKARVLFFVMDSETRASAGAIEAAHIAGQNCKQLVLVLHPYKPNQKILNESISQQEYLDLNRNQLILKELVSRRGLPVLDNIPLGLQRTKDILGGIRDPPSKISSILDTVRGAFDRVNPLNDLLTVEQCKRALLFLGYAQSLVNLDNLNKIIINQRESLKLLQTHSPRAVADDADVDADGGNCSQPILPSQELIDFDLFCVISAYLSVLQQEIHESGCISPIKGTNVPPPQVYFTNAPDVDIYYSASKNISRTSSNASVPSNSSSGIGHDLERQSLFEQLSRSRDSGTSSPQPTGSSSLGKSPRPQILLNVESIETTEIITTKTIETKPNPVTASTVVHAEEEESDSNDSVFSSSSSIASAGDVLCCGGGLHLRDVYLGGSCVLRTKWRQELAVPYLQSKSVSFHTPALHESIQQMILNQEQNQDQAQQHTVPPQEQQQQQRSFVRTRRKCRGNQLQLEEQEELTVAEESLSWSLPPVAVRQSLFNPSLLDSSRVLLFVITNETRSLAPMTLAAHCIGLMYNVVLAVQMLPEDCVLGGEKLTVAAIKDYNRGRSYLIDLAKRQGVPVFSDIRAALECTVAKVKAYNNRDRC, from the exons AGAAGTTCTGAATGCATGGCGAGCAAAGGCCAGATGCAATGTGGTACCCGACGAGCGGACACAGGAACTCTTCCACGAGCTAAGCTTCCATCCTAGCCAAAAGCAGA TTAGCGAAATGCTGCAGACTGCCAAGAAAGTGGCCCGCAAGGGAGGAAGTGGACAGGCAAATGGGCTGACCTTTGGCCAGTTTTGTGTTTTGGCCGCGGATTTGAAACGTTTCAG agcttcaacaatttcgaatCAGCCAACGTACTGCGACTATCAGTCTCTGTCCTCGGGACTGCTGCTCCCTGAACAAGATGATCCTGCCAACTCGTCCAAGCAAAATCTTCAGTCGCCAGCGGCTAACAATTCGTCACCTGCGTACAGCTCCAAGAAGCCGGATAACCACGGTACCGAACTGAGGAGTACCAAGTCCTTTAGCAGTGTGGACGATaccaaaaagaagaagaacgcCACCAATGAGCCCGTCGAGGTGTTCCTTGGCGGATCCTGCAATCCGACCACCTGGCGAGCCGACGTTGCCATACCAGCCCTCAAGGAGCTGGGCATTTCATTCTACAATCCT CAAGTATCCGATTGGACGCCCGATCTCATCGAGCTCGAGCATCGAGCTAAGGAAAAGGCCCGTGTATTATTCTTCGTTATGGATTCGGAGACACGCGCATCTGCTGGTGCCATCGAGGCGGCACACATAGCGGGTCAAAACTGCAAGCAGCTGGTGTTGGTTTTGCATCCGTATAAACCAAATCAGAAGATCCTCAATGAGTCTATTTCGCAGCA AGAATACCTCGATCTGAATCGCAATCAGTTGATACTTAAGGAGCTGGTCTCCCGACGCGGTCTGCCCGTATTGGATAACATACCACTGGGTCTGCAGCGCACTAAGGATATCCTGGGTGGCATCAGGGATCCACCGTCCAAAATATCTTCTATTTTAGA TACCGTTCGCGGCGCCTTTGATCGTGTTAATCCGCTAAACGATCTGCTCACTGTGGAACAATGCAAACGTGCTCTCTTATTCCTAGGCTATGCTCAGAGTTTAGTTAATTTAGACAATCTAAATAAGATCATTATCAACCAACGCGAATCGCTGAAATTGCTCCAAACGCACAGTCCACGAGCTGTCGCCGatgatgcggatgtggatgccGATGGCGGCAACTGCAGCCAGCCCATCCTGCCCAGCCAGGAGCTGATCGACTTTGATCTGTTTTGTGTGATCTCGGCGTATCTGTCCGTCCTGCAGCAGGAGATCCACGAGAGCGGATGCATTTCGCCCATCAAGGGCACCAATGTGCCACCACCGCAAGTTTACTTCACCAACG ctCCCGATGTGGACATTTACTACTCGGCCAGCAAGAATATTTCGCGCACGTCGAGCAACGCCAGTGTTCCGTCCAATAGTAGCAGTGGCATCGGACACGACCTGGAGCGCCAGAGTCTCTTCGAGCAGCTCAGTCGCAGCCGGGACAGTGGAACTTCTTCGCCACAGCCCACCGGATCGAGCAGTTTGGGTAAAAGCCCTCGGCCACAGATCCTGCTAAACGTGGAGTCCATCGAGACAACGGAAATAATCACCACTAAAACGATAGAGACCAAGCCAAATCCGGTCACTGCATCAACTGTTGTGCAtgccgaggaggaggagagtGATTCCAACGACTCGGTCTtctccagcagcagctccataGCCAGTGCCGGCGATGTACTCTGCTGCGGTGGTGGCTTGCATCTGCGGGATGTCTATCTGGGCGGAAGTTGTGTGCTTCGCACCAAGTGGCGTCAGGAACTGGCCGTGCCCTACCTGCAGTCCAAGAGCGTCAGTTTCCACACCCCGGCGCTGCACGAGAGCATCCAGCAAATGATTCTGAACCAGGAACAAAACCAGGATCAGGCTCAGCAGCACACAGTGCCGCCGCaggaacagcagcaacagcagcgttCCTTTGTGCGCACTCGCCGAAAGTGCAGGGGCAATCAGctgcagctggaggagcaggaggagctaACAGTGGCCGAGGAGTCACTCAGCTGGTCCCTACCACCGGTCGCCGTTCGTCAGAGCCTGTTCAATCCATCGCTGCTCGACTCCAGTCGAGTGCTGCTCTTCGTCATCACCAACGAGACCCGTTCCCTGGCACCCATGACCCTGGCCGCCCACTGCATTGGCCTGATGTACAATGTGGTGCTGGCGGTGCAAATGCTGCCCGAAGACTGTGTCCTGGGTGGCGAGAAG CTGACTGTGGCGGCCATCAAGGACTACAATCGCGGACGGTCGTACCTGATCGACTTGGCCAAGAGGCAGGGTGTGCCCGTGTTCAGCGACATCCGGGCAGCCCTCGAGTGCACCGTGGCCAAGGTGAAGGCGTACAACAACCGCGACCGCTGCTAA